A portion of the Marinihelvus fidelis genome contains these proteins:
- a CDS encoding EF-Tu C-terminal domain-related protein: protein PEGVEMVMPGDNIQMKVDLIAPIAMEEGLRFAIREGGRTVGAGVVAKIFE from the coding sequence CCGGAAGGCGTCGAGATGGTGATGCCGGGTGACAACATTCAGATGAAGGTTGATCTGATTGCCCCGATCGCCATGGAAGAAGGTCTGCGTTTCGCCATCCGTGAAGGCGGTCGTACCGTCGGCGCCGGCGTCGTCGCGAAGATCTTCGAGTAA
- the secE gene encoding preprotein translocase subunit SecE: MSSKAENTKSPLVDSFLLLVAVALLVGGIGAYYYFQDAANMPVRVGGLIVVSLVAAWVAGQSQKGGAFFRFLKEADIERRKVVWPTHQETLQTSLMVIVVTILISLFLAGVDWLLGALVRNLLGG, encoded by the coding sequence ATGAGCAGTAAAGCGGAAAACACGAAATCGCCGCTGGTTGACAGCTTTCTCCTGCTGGTGGCCGTGGCGCTGCTCGTCGGCGGTATCGGTGCGTATTACTACTTCCAGGACGCGGCCAATATGCCCGTCCGTGTGGGTGGCCTGATCGTCGTTTCGCTGGTTGCCGCCTGGGTGGCGGGTCAGTCGCAGAAAGGCGGCGCCTTCTTCCGTTTCCTCAAGGAAGCGGATATCGAGCGTCGCAAGGTGGTCTGGCCCACTCACCAGGAAACATTGCAGACATCGTTGATGGTGATCGTGGTCACCATCCTGATTTCGCTGTTCCTGGCCGGTGTCGACTGGTTGCTGGGTGCGCTTGTGCGCAACCTGCTGGGGGGTTGA
- the nusG gene encoding transcription termination/antitermination protein NusG — translation MAKRWYVVHAYSGFEKSVKKSLEERIKREGMEEYFGEVLVPTEEVVEMKGGQKRRSDRKFFPGYVLVEMDMTDESWHLVKDVPKVMGFIGGTADRPAPITEREANAILDRVREGVDKPRPKVLFEPGEMVRVIDGPFNDFNGVVEEVNYDKSRLRVAVLIFGRSTPVELEFHQVEKS, via the coding sequence ATGGCCAAGCGCTGGTACGTGGTACACGCTTACTCGGGTTTTGAGAAGAGCGTCAAGAAATCGCTCGAAGAGCGCATCAAGCGCGAGGGCATGGAGGAGTACTTCGGTGAAGTGCTCGTCCCCACTGAAGAAGTAGTGGAAATGAAAGGCGGCCAGAAGCGCCGCTCCGACCGCAAGTTCTTCCCCGGCTACGTGCTGGTGGAAATGGACATGACGGACGAGAGCTGGCACCTGGTCAAGGACGTGCCCAAGGTGATGGGCTTTATCGGCGGCACCGCTGATCGTCCGGCGCCGATTACCGAACGTGAAGCCAACGCGATCCTTGATCGTGTTCGCGAAGGCGTGGACAAGCCGCGCCCGAAGGTGCTGTTCGAGCCGGGCGAAATGGTCCGGGTTATCGACGGCCCCTTCAACGACTTCAACGGCGTTGTCGAGGAAGTCAATTACGACAAGAGCCGCCTGCGTGTGGCCGTACTGATTTTTGGACGTTCGACCCCGGTGGAGCTCGAGTTCCACCAGGTCGAGAAGTCCTGA
- the rplK gene encoding 50S ribosomal protein L11 has protein sequence MAKKISAYIKLQVPAGQANPSPPVGPALGQHGVNIMEFCKAFNADSQGLEPGMPIPVVITVYSDRSFTFITKTPPAAVLLRKAAGIAKGSGEPNTKKVGTVTRDQLEEIAKTKEPDLTAADMDAAVRTIAGSARSMGLNVEGVE, from the coding sequence ATGGCTAAGAAGATTTCAGCTTATATCAAGCTGCAGGTGCCTGCCGGCCAGGCCAACCCGAGCCCGCCAGTGGGCCCGGCGCTGGGTCAGCATGGCGTCAACATCATGGAATTCTGCAAGGCGTTCAACGCCGACAGCCAGGGCCTGGAGCCCGGCATGCCGATTCCGGTTGTGATCACGGTTTACAGCGATCGCAGCTTCACGTTCATCACCAAGACGCCGCCGGCGGCCGTCCTGCTGCGCAAGGCCGCGGGCATTGCCAAGGGCAGTGGTGAGCCGAACACCAAGAAGGTGGGTACGGTCACGCGCGATCAGCTCGAAGAGATCGCCAAGACCAAGGAACCCGACCTGACCGCGGCCGACATGGACGCGGCGGTGCGCACCATCGCGGGTTCCGCCCGCAGCATGGGCCTGAACGTGGAGGGCGTAGAATAA
- the rplA gene encoding 50S ribosomal protein L1 → MAKLSKRMRAIREQVEPTKVYTIDEAFDLLKKTSGAKFNESVDVAIRLGVDPKKSDQNVRGSTVLPNGTGKSVRVAVFAQGPNAEAATAAGADLVGMDDLAERIQGGEMDFDVVIATPDAMRVVGKLGQVLGPRGLMPNPKVGTVTTDVETAVKNAKAGQVRFRTDKAGIIHSTIGKSDFEVDALKQNLSALLGDLVKLKPASAKGHYLKKVALSTTMGPGVTVDHSTLDY, encoded by the coding sequence ATGGCTAAGCTGAGCAAACGCATGCGGGCGATCCGCGAGCAGGTTGAGCCGACGAAGGTTTACACCATCGACGAGGCATTCGACCTGTTGAAGAAGACCTCGGGCGCGAAATTCAACGAATCCGTTGATGTCGCGATTCGCCTTGGCGTCGATCCTAAGAAGTCTGACCAGAACGTTCGTGGCTCGACCGTGCTGCCGAACGGCACCGGCAAGAGCGTGCGCGTCGCCGTGTTCGCACAGGGCCCGAACGCCGAAGCGGCCACGGCCGCCGGTGCGGACCTGGTGGGCATGGACGATCTCGCCGAGCGCATCCAGGGTGGCGAGATGGACTTCGACGTGGTCATCGCTACGCCGGACGCCATGCGCGTCGTCGGTAAGCTTGGCCAGGTGCTGGGTCCCCGCGGCCTGATGCCGAACCCGAAAGTGGGCACGGTGACCACCGATGTCGAGACTGCCGTGAAGAACGCCAAGGCCGGCCAGGTGCGTTTCCGTACCGACAAGGCAGGCATCATTCACAGCACCATCGGCAAGTCCGACTTCGAGGTCGACGCACTGAAGCAGAACCTGTCCGCCCTGCTGGGCGACCTGGTCAAGCTGAAGCCGGCGTCGGCGAAGGGTCACTACCTGAAGAAGGTGGCGCTGTCCACGACCATGGGTCCGGGTGTCACCGTCGATCACTCGACGCTGGACTACTAA
- the rplJ gene encoding 50S ribosomal protein L10 — MALNFEQKKAVVAEVAEAAGSALSAVAAEYRGLTVEEMTDLRVKARESGVYLKVAKNTLARKAVEGTEFECMRESMTGPILLAFSMDDPGAAARLVKDYAKEHDKLVTKNVAIGGALYDASELDRLSKLPTYDQAIAMLMGVMKAPVEKFVRTLAEPHTKLVRTVAAVRDAKQAA, encoded by the coding sequence ATGGCGCTCAATTTCGAGCAGAAAAAGGCAGTTGTGGCGGAAGTGGCGGAAGCCGCTGGAAGCGCACTGTCTGCCGTGGCGGCGGAGTATCGTGGCCTGACCGTAGAGGAAATGACCGACCTGCGTGTGAAAGCGCGTGAGAGCGGTGTTTACCTCAAGGTCGCCAAGAACACCCTCGCCCGCAAAGCCGTGGAAGGCACCGAGTTCGAGTGCATGCGTGAGTCAATGACAGGTCCCATCCTGTTGGCTTTCAGCATGGACGATCCCGGCGCCGCTGCGCGCCTGGTCAAGGACTACGCTAAAGAGCACGACAAGCTCGTCACCAAGAACGTCGCCATCGGCGGCGCGCTGTATGACGCGAGTGAGCTGGATCGTCTCTCCAAGCTGCCGACCTACGACCAGGCGATCGCCATGCTGATGGGTGTAATGAAAGCACCGGTCGAGAAATTCGTCCGTACGCTGGCAGAACCCCATACCAAGCTGGTTCGCACTGTCGCGGCTGTGCGGGACGCCAAGCAGGCTGCCTGA
- the rplL gene encoding 50S ribosomal protein L7/L12, with protein sequence MAVSKEDILETIASMSVMDVVELIDAMEEKFGVSAAAPVAVAAAGPAAGGDAGAAEEKSDFDVVLTSFGSNKVPVIKVVREITGLGLKEAKDLVEGAPSPIKEGVEKAEAEDIQKKLEEAGASVEVK encoded by the coding sequence ATGGCCGTTTCAAAAGAAGATATCCTCGAAACCATCGCCTCAATGAGCGTGATGGACGTCGTCGAGCTGATCGACGCCATGGAAGAGAAGTTTGGTGTTTCTGCTGCTGCCCCGGTGGCCGTCGCAGCTGCCGGTCCGGCGGCTGGCGGTGACGCTGGCGCCGCTGAAGAGAAGTCTGACTTCGACGTGGTGCTGACCTCCTTCGGCAGCAACAAGGTTCCGGTCATCAAGGTGGTTCGTGAAATCACCGGCCTGGGCCTGAAAGAAGCCAAGGACCTGGTCGAAGGCGCTCCTTCCCCGATCAAGGAAGGCGTCGAGAAGGCCGAGGCCGAGGACATCCAGAAAAAACTCGAAGAAGCTGGCGCTTCTGTCGAGGTCAAGTAA
- the rpoB gene encoding DNA-directed RNA polymerase subunit beta: protein MSYSFTEKKRIRKDFGKRQAVLDVPFLLETQIRSYQEFLQLETEADDRRERGLHGALKSVFPIASYSGNAALEYVSYTLGDPPFDVKECKLRGMTFGAPLRVKVRLVIYDKDSSAKQKPVKSVKEQDVYMGDLPLMTDTGTFIINGTERVIVSQLHRSPGVFFDHDKGKTHSSGKLLFSARVIPYRGSWLDFEFDPKDCIFTRIDRRRKLPVTVLLRALGMTNEEILDTFFETSKISLKKEGAKLEVVPERLRGESAQMDIKDKSGAIIVDEGKRITARHVKLIGEAGIKSLDVSDEYLEAKIIARTIVDTDSGEVLAEANAPITEELLESLREAGIKDIEVLYVNDLDQGPYISSTLNIDPTTTELEALVEIYRMMRPGEPPTKEAAQNLFKNLFFTEERYDLSSVGRMKFNRRVRRDSVEGPGVLDRDDILDVLKELINIRNGNGQVDDIDHLGNRRVRSVGEMAENVFRVGVVRVERAVRERLSVAESEGLTPQELINAKPVAAAIKEFFGSSQLSQFMDQNNPLSEVTHKRRVSALGPGGLTRERAGFEVRDVHPTHYGRVCPIETPEGPNIGLINSLAVYSRTNDYGFLETPYRKVANGKVTDDVEYLSAIEEGDYVIAQANAGLDKDGKFTDEFIPCRHMGEFTLKEPADVSYMDVSPKQIVSVAASLVPFLEHDDANRALMGSNMQRQAVPTLKADKPLVGTGMERVVATDSGVTAVAKRGGLVDQVDAGRIVVRVNEEEVPAGDPGVDIYNLVKYQRSNQNTCMNQRPLVTVGDVVQPGDVLADGPSTDLGELALGQNMLVAFMPWNGYNFEDSILISERVVQEDRFTTIHIEELTCVARDTKLGSEEITADIPNVGEHNLNKLDQSGIVYIGAEVRTGDILVGKVTPKGETQLTPEEKLLRAIFGEKASDVKDTSLRVPSGMDGTVIDVQVFTRDGVEKDERAISIEKDQMAQVRKDLDDQLRIVENAIYQRLENALLNKVADKGPGLKKGQKVTESYLADLDRDDWFKLRMVNDDANDLLEQMAEQIKTQRQQFDARFEEKKGKITQGDDLAPGVLKMVKVYLAVKRRVQPGDKMAGRHGNKGVISMIVPQEDMPYMEDGTPVDIALNPLGVPSRMNIGQVLETHLGWAARGLGLRIGEMLDAKAKTDDIRGFLDQVYNSDQDGRVNMKQFSAGEIKTMAENLRGGVPMATPVFDGAPEVEIKRLLELAGLPASGQTTLYDGRTGDAFDRPVTVGYMYMLKLNHLVDDKMHARSTGPYSLVTQQPLGGKAQFGGQRFGEMEVWALEAYGAAYTLQEMLTVKSDDVSGRNQMYKNIVDGNHEMAAGMPESFNVLVKEIRSLGINMELEES, encoded by the coding sequence ATGAGTTACTCCTTCACTGAGAAAAAGCGTATCCGTAAGGATTTCGGCAAGCGCCAGGCTGTCCTGGACGTGCCGTTCCTGCTGGAAACCCAGATCCGCTCCTACCAGGAATTCCTGCAGCTGGAGACGGAAGCGGATGATCGTCGCGAGCGTGGTCTTCACGGGGCCCTGAAATCGGTATTCCCGATTGCGTCCTACTCGGGCAACGCCGCGCTGGAATATGTCAGCTACACGCTGGGCGATCCGCCTTTCGACGTCAAGGAGTGCAAGCTCCGTGGCATGACCTTCGGCGCCCCGCTGCGCGTCAAGGTGCGCCTGGTCATTTACGACAAGGACAGCTCCGCCAAGCAGAAGCCGGTCAAGAGCGTGAAAGAGCAGGACGTCTACATGGGCGACCTGCCGCTGATGACTGATACCGGTACCTTTATCATCAACGGTACCGAGCGCGTGATCGTGTCCCAGTTGCACCGCTCACCGGGCGTGTTCTTCGATCACGACAAGGGCAAGACCCACTCCAGCGGCAAGCTGCTGTTCTCCGCGCGCGTCATTCCGTACCGCGGTTCCTGGCTGGACTTCGAGTTCGACCCTAAGGACTGCATCTTTACGCGTATCGACCGTCGCCGCAAACTGCCGGTGACTGTGCTGCTGCGCGCGCTGGGCATGACCAACGAGGAAATCCTCGACACCTTCTTCGAGACCAGCAAGATCTCGCTGAAGAAGGAAGGCGCCAAGCTGGAAGTGGTGCCCGAACGCCTGCGTGGCGAAAGCGCGCAGATGGACATCAAGGACAAGAGCGGCGCCATCATTGTTGACGAAGGCAAGCGCATCACCGCGCGCCACGTCAAGCTGATCGGCGAAGCCGGCATCAAGTCCCTGGACGTGTCCGACGAGTACCTGGAGGCGAAGATCATCGCCCGTACCATCGTCGATACCGACTCCGGCGAAGTCCTGGCCGAGGCCAATGCACCGATCACCGAGGAACTGCTCGAGTCGCTGCGCGAAGCCGGCATCAAGGACATCGAGGTGCTGTACGTCAATGACCTCGACCAGGGGCCGTACATTTCCAGCACCCTGAACATCGATCCGACCACCACCGAACTGGAAGCGCTGGTCGAGATCTACCGCATGATGCGCCCGGGTGAGCCGCCGACCAAGGAAGCGGCCCAGAACCTGTTCAAGAACCTGTTCTTTACCGAGGAGCGCTACGACCTGTCGTCAGTCGGTCGCATGAAGTTTAACCGCCGGGTTCGCCGCGACAGCGTCGAGGGTCCGGGCGTGCTGGACCGCGACGACATCCTCGATGTGCTGAAGGAACTGATCAACATCCGTAACGGCAATGGCCAGGTTGACGATATCGATCACCTGGGCAATCGTCGCGTGCGTTCCGTTGGTGAAATGGCCGAGAACGTGTTCCGCGTGGGCGTGGTCCGCGTCGAACGCGCCGTACGCGAGCGCCTGTCCGTGGCAGAAAGCGAAGGCCTGACGCCTCAGGAACTGATCAACGCCAAGCCCGTCGCGGCGGCGATCAAGGAGTTCTTCGGTTCATCCCAGCTCAGCCAGTTCATGGACCAGAACAACCCGCTGTCGGAAGTCACCCATAAGCGCCGTGTTTCGGCACTGGGCCCGGGTGGCCTGACCCGTGAGCGTGCGGGCTTCGAGGTGCGCGACGTGCACCCGACCCACTACGGCCGTGTCTGCCCGATTGAAACGCCTGAAGGCCCGAACATCGGCCTGATCAACTCGCTGGCCGTGTACTCGCGCACCAACGACTACGGCTTCCTCGAGACGCCGTACCGGAAGGTCGCCAACGGTAAGGTGACGGACGACGTCGAATACCTGTCGGCGATCGAAGAGGGCGATTACGTGATCGCGCAGGCGAACGCCGGCCTGGATAAGGACGGCAAGTTCACCGACGAGTTCATCCCCTGCCGTCACATGGGCGAATTCACGCTGAAGGAGCCGGCCGACGTGTCCTACATGGACGTCTCGCCGAAGCAGATCGTTTCCGTGGCCGCATCGCTGGTGCCGTTCCTGGAGCACGATGACGCCAACCGCGCGCTGATGGGCTCCAACATGCAGCGCCAGGCCGTGCCGACCCTGAAGGCGGACAAGCCGCTGGTGGGTACCGGTATGGAGCGCGTGGTCGCCACCGACTCCGGTGTAACTGCGGTGGCCAAGCGCGGCGGCCTGGTCGACCAGGTCGACGCCGGCCGTATCGTGGTGCGTGTGAATGAGGAAGAAGTGCCGGCCGGTGACCCGGGCGTGGACATCTACAACCTCGTCAAGTACCAGCGTTCCAACCAGAACACCTGCATGAACCAGCGTCCGCTGGTGACCGTAGGCGACGTGGTGCAGCCGGGCGACGTCCTGGCAGACGGCCCGTCCACCGACCTGGGTGAACTGGCCCTGGGACAGAACATGCTGGTCGCGTTCATGCCGTGGAACGGCTACAACTTTGAGGACTCGATCCTGATCTCGGAGCGCGTGGTGCAGGAAGATCGCTTCACCACCATCCACATCGAGGAACTGACCTGCGTGGCCCGTGACACCAAGCTGGGCTCGGAGGAAATCACCGCCGATATCCCGAACGTGGGCGAGCACAACCTGAACAAGCTGGACCAGTCCGGCATCGTCTACATCGGCGCCGAAGTGCGCACCGGCGACATCCTGGTCGGTAAGGTCACGCCCAAGGGTGAGACCCAGCTGACCCCGGAAGAGAAGCTGCTGCGCGCCATCTTCGGTGAGAAGGCCTCGGACGTGAAAGACACCTCGCTGCGCGTGCCCTCGGGCATGGACGGCACGGTCATCGACGTCCAGGTGTTCACCCGCGACGGCGTTGAAAAAGACGAGCGTGCGATCTCCATTGAGAAGGACCAGATGGCGCAGGTGCGTAAGGACCTGGACGACCAGCTGCGTATCGTCGAGAACGCCATTTACCAGCGTCTCGAAAATGCCCTGCTGAACAAGGTCGCCGACAAGGGTCCGGGCCTGAAGAAGGGCCAGAAGGTCACCGAGTCCTACCTGGCCGACCTGGACCGGGACGACTGGTTCAAGCTGCGCATGGTCAACGATGACGCCAACGACCTGCTCGAGCAGATGGCCGAGCAGATCAAGACGCAGCGCCAGCAGTTCGACGCCCGCTTCGAAGAGAAGAAGGGCAAGATCACCCAGGGTGACGACCTCGCCCCGGGCGTGCTGAAGATGGTCAAGGTCTACCTGGCCGTCAAGCGCCGCGTACAGCCGGGCGACAAGATGGCAGGCCGTCACGGTAACAAGGGTGTGATTTCCATGATTGTCCCGCAGGAGGACATGCCTTACATGGAAGACGGCACCCCGGTCGATATCGCGCTGAACCCGCTGGGCGTACCTTCACGTATGAACATCGGCCAGGTGCTGGAAACACACCTGGGCTGGGCGGCACGTGGGCTGGGCCTGCGTATCGGCGAAATGCTGGACGCCAAGGCCAAGACCGACGACATCCGTGGCTTCCTGGACCAGGTCTACAACTCCGACCAGGACGGCCGCGTGAACATGAAGCAGTTCTCCGCCGGTGAGATCAAGACCATGGCCGAGAACCTGCGTGGCGGTGTGCCGATGGCCACCCCGGTGTTCGACGGTGCCCCTGAAGTCGAGATCAAGCGCCTGTTGGAACTCGCCGGCCTGCCGGCCAGTGGCCAGACCACGCTGTACGACGGCCGTACCGGTGACGCCTTCGACCGTCCGGTTACGGTGGGTTACATGTACATGCTGAAGCTGAACCACCTGGTGGACGACAAGATGCACGCGCGTTCCACCGGCCCGTACTCCCTGGTCACGCAGCAGCCGCTGGGTGGTAAGGCGCAGTTCGGTGGCCAGCGCTTCGGTGAAATGGAAGTCTGGGCCCTGGAAGCCTACGGTGCGGCCTACACGCTGCAGGAAATGCTGACGGTCAAGTCCGACGACGTCAGCGGCCGTAACCAGATGTACAAGAACATTGTTGATGGCAATCACGAGATGGCGGCCGGCATGCCGGAGTCCTTCAACGTACTGGTGAAGGAAATCCGCTCTCTGGGCATCAACATGGAACTCGAAGAGTCCTGA